From Paenibacillus graminis, a single genomic window includes:
- a CDS encoding ABC transporter substrate-binding protein, whose protein sequence is MSALLASGLAACSGSENSSSSANPNAEPAKAGSPTEISVLIGKSEIISQFEEMVEHYNTSQDQVNVSIISLGNQNAFDKMTTLYASNNAPTITMMGSEYESMHDKLLDLSDQPWVPHVMKGSLDYVTDGSQIKGMPVSVEAFGLMYNKKVLDQASGGDFDPASIKTQDQLKSLMDNITSSGAAEGAIHISPMDWSLGAHYTNIFFTDQSSDRDQRHKFLDDLKKGTVNLSENKVFSGWMNTLDLMKAYNINKSSPLSPVYDDGPTALATGQVGLWFMGNWAYPQIQELDPEGQYGFLPVPISNNAEDYGNSEISVGVPSYWVVDAEQSTTDQQKAAKEFLNWMISSEDGQDYYVNKLNFLSVFDNFTAEPADSLSQSVLSYMKSGNTLEWMNTYYPADAFPAMGTSMQKYLADKINKSELVKEFEAYWIKKGSN, encoded by the coding sequence ATGTCAGCTCTTCTTGCTTCCGGCTTAGCTGCTTGCAGCGGATCAGAAAACTCCTCTTCTTCAGCCAATCCAAACGCTGAACCTGCCAAAGCAGGTAGTCCTACAGAGATATCTGTACTTATCGGAAAATCCGAGATCATTAGCCAGTTTGAAGAAATGGTAGAACACTACAACACGTCACAGGATCAAGTCAATGTTTCTATCATTTCACTCGGTAATCAAAATGCTTTCGACAAAATGACAACCCTTTATGCTTCAAACAATGCGCCCACCATCACTATGATGGGTTCAGAATATGAATCTATGCATGACAAACTGTTGGACCTGTCCGATCAGCCCTGGGTTCCGCATGTAATGAAAGGCAGTTTGGATTATGTAACGGATGGCAGCCAAATCAAAGGCATGCCAGTTTCGGTTGAGGCCTTCGGTTTGATGTATAACAAAAAGGTGCTGGACCAAGCAAGTGGCGGGGATTTTGATCCCGCGTCAATAAAAACCCAGGATCAGCTCAAATCGCTGATGGATAATATCACTTCATCCGGTGCAGCTGAAGGAGCGATCCATATTTCTCCCATGGACTGGTCATTGGGTGCCCATTATACCAATATTTTCTTTACAGACCAATCTTCAGACAGAGATCAACGTCATAAATTTCTCGACGACCTTAAAAAAGGTACCGTCAACCTCTCCGAGAATAAAGTCTTCTCCGGTTGGATGAATACTCTTGATCTTATGAAAGCGTACAACATTAACAAAAGCTCTCCTCTTTCCCCTGTCTATGACGATGGTCCCACAGCTTTGGCTACCGGACAAGTCGGGCTATGGTTTATGGGAAACTGGGCATATCCTCAGATTCAAGAACTCGATCCCGAAGGCCAATATGGATTTCTCCCTGTACCAATAAGCAATAACGCCGAAGACTATGGAAATTCCGAGATCTCTGTTGGCGTTCCGTCTTATTGGGTTGTAGATGCAGAGCAATCCACCACCGACCAGCAAAAAGCGGCCAAAGAATTTTTAAATTGGATGATCTCTTCTGAAGATGGCCAGGATTATTATGTGAACAAACTCAATTTCCTTTCTGTCTTCGATAATTTTACTGCGGAACCCGCAGATTCCCTTTCCCAATCCGTTCTTAGTTATATGAAATCAGGAAATACGCTTGAATGGATGAATACTTATTATCCAGCAGACGCTTTCCCTGCGATGGGAACTTCCATGCAAAAATATTTGGCCGATAAAATTAACAAATCTGAATTAGTTAAAGAATTCGAAGCATATTGGATCAAGAAAGGATCTAACTAA